A portion of the Actomonas aquatica genome contains these proteins:
- a CDS encoding protein kinase domain-containing protein, translating into MNRPTPEAPPRIPDYEMLRRIGGGSYGSVWLARTATGIYRAVKVVWRDGFEDAEPYEREFRGLREFERVSLTEARQLALLHVGRRDEERFFYYVMELADDVERGREIDPDSYRPLTLREMPRSGPLSVERVVQLGVELARGLAVLHDRELVHRDIKPSNVIVVNGEPKLADIGLVASSTLALTFVGTEGFVAPEGPGSPAGDVYALGKVLYELATGLDRLRFPELPEGFTERRDRLAFLELNAVILRACEPDLKRRHPDARALLEDLLMVQAGKSVRRLRAAERGLARALQVVVVLAAVAAVAGGGAWVAWSRAQHEMALRSEAEAERDALARRMHYAGLMAQASRAVERGEMGFARSILAEARSLFEVDQEVPLEWRLLRGQAEGEAERFLRAAGAPVKRLVLRPDGAELAAFDLENGVVLLDAETGAERGRLAGAADLGGYAADGRGLWGVDEAGRPTYWETASGEAKSADYDGGFLWPLSGEQYGGFLGVERVSPGRRIVWDGAGGVRELGRLLPDDGEDWKLFRAEADEGGRRGVVAWVAGDAATATFLITAWRGDDVWSTAARVRPGSVAWFEAAGEAPAVEWANDLNGQWERWTPGAGVPQVQRGELGENSSVRFAGPGGRGVRRAVGSHWEWVGPDGAMRTLRGHGGKAMEWEEDEAGQRAYSASETGEIIRWSLREGLAAQEALPSAALRVQFTAGGSRLLVPSKEGGVRVWSIPDRAWVDTWEALGAPLAVEDGRAWGVDASGCRIVGCDDRTGAVNWSPAEAGKALALLQVGVAPAGQGWVYSKSDHTVWVGGPELPSPRWVTSVTGYRWALNLDRNLAHLWCTGGDGRLECHDLSAGTIQWSRPLPTLAADVVLSPDEKEVAAALENGEVWFWEAASGRLLRRLQSGTAAAEVLLYSINGDRLLVGGNDGTVQVFETETWSHVVALATGGEAALGRMVLAPGDEALAVVDQKGRFAVLTAKPAR; encoded by the coding sequence TCCTACCCCGGAAGCACCTCCACGGATCCCCGATTACGAGATGCTGCGCCGCATTGGGGGCGGGAGCTATGGGTCGGTGTGGTTGGCGCGCACGGCGACGGGAATCTATCGCGCGGTGAAGGTGGTGTGGCGGGACGGCTTTGAGGACGCGGAGCCTTACGAGCGGGAGTTTCGTGGGCTGCGGGAGTTTGAGCGGGTGTCGCTGACGGAGGCGCGGCAACTGGCGTTGCTGCATGTGGGGCGGCGCGATGAAGAGCGGTTTTTCTACTACGTCATGGAGTTGGCCGACGACGTGGAGCGTGGCCGTGAAATCGATCCGGACAGTTACCGTCCGCTCACGCTACGCGAGATGCCGCGGAGTGGACCGCTGTCGGTCGAGCGGGTGGTGCAGCTGGGGGTGGAGTTGGCGCGGGGTCTGGCGGTGTTGCACGATCGGGAGTTGGTGCATCGCGACATCAAGCCGTCGAACGTGATCGTGGTGAACGGCGAGCCGAAGTTGGCGGACATCGGTTTGGTGGCGTCTTCGACCCTGGCGCTCACGTTTGTGGGCACCGAGGGGTTTGTCGCGCCGGAGGGGCCGGGGTCGCCGGCGGGGGATGTGTATGCGTTGGGCAAGGTGCTCTACGAATTGGCGACGGGCTTGGATCGTCTGCGGTTTCCGGAGTTGCCGGAGGGGTTTACGGAGCGGCGGGACCGGCTGGCGTTTTTGGAGCTCAACGCAGTGATTCTGCGGGCGTGTGAACCGGATCTAAAGCGGCGGCATCCGGATGCGCGGGCGTTGTTGGAGGACTTGCTGATGGTGCAGGCGGGCAAGTCGGTGCGGCGGTTGCGGGCGGCCGAGCGCGGGTTGGCGCGGGCGTTGCAGGTTGTGGTGGTTTTGGCGGCGGTGGCGGCGGTCGCGGGCGGTGGCGCGTGGGTGGCGTGGAGTCGGGCGCAACACGAAATGGCGTTGCGATCGGAGGCGGAGGCGGAGCGCGATGCTTTGGCGCGGCGCATGCACTATGCGGGTTTGATGGCGCAGGCCTCGCGGGCGGTGGAGCGGGGGGAGATGGGGTTTGCGCGATCGATTTTGGCGGAGGCGCGGAGCTTGTTCGAGGTGGACCAGGAGGTGCCGTTGGAGTGGCGGTTGTTGCGGGGGCAGGCAGAGGGGGAGGCGGAGCGTTTTCTGCGGGCGGCGGGGGCGCCGGTGAAGCGTCTGGTGCTGCGGCCGGATGGCGCGGAGTTGGCGGCGTTTGATCTGGAGAACGGCGTGGTGTTGCTGGACGCAGAGACCGGGGCGGAGCGAGGGCGCCTGGCCGGAGCGGCGGATCTGGGGGGCTACGCGGCGGATGGTCGCGGGCTGTGGGGCGTAGACGAGGCGGGGAGGCCGACTTACTGGGAGACTGCTTCAGGGGAGGCCAAATCGGCCGACTACGACGGCGGGTTTTTGTGGCCGCTCAGCGGGGAGCAGTATGGTGGTTTTCTGGGCGTGGAACGCGTGTCGCCGGGACGGAGGATTGTCTGGGATGGCGCGGGGGGCGTGCGGGAGCTGGGCAGGTTGCTGCCGGACGATGGGGAAGACTGGAAACTGTTTCGGGCGGAGGCGGACGAAGGAGGGCGGCGCGGGGTGGTGGCCTGGGTGGCGGGGGATGCGGCGACGGCGACTTTTTTGATCACTGCCTGGCGGGGAGACGACGTGTGGTCGACCGCGGCGCGGGTGCGACCGGGGAGTGTGGCGTGGTTTGAAGCAGCGGGCGAAGCACCGGCGGTGGAGTGGGCGAATGATTTGAATGGCCAGTGGGAGCGGTGGACGCCGGGCGCCGGTGTGCCGCAGGTGCAGAGAGGCGAGTTGGGGGAGAACAGCAGCGTGCGTTTTGCGGGACCGGGCGGTCGGGGTGTGCGGCGGGCGGTGGGTTCGCATTGGGAGTGGGTCGGTCCGGATGGCGCGATGCGAACGCTGCGCGGGCACGGCGGTAAAGCGATGGAGTGGGAGGAGGATGAAGCGGGGCAGCGGGCGTATTCGGCGAGTGAGACCGGGGAGATCATCCGGTGGAGTTTGCGTGAGGGCCTCGCGGCGCAGGAGGCGCTGCCATCGGCGGCGCTGCGGGTGCAGTTTACGGCTGGCGGTAGCCGACTGCTCGTGCCGTCGAAGGAGGGCGGCGTCCGGGTGTGGTCGATTCCGGATCGGGCGTGGGTGGATACGTGGGAGGCGCTGGGCGCGCCGTTGGCAGTCGAGGATGGCCGGGCGTGGGGTGTCGACGCGAGCGGTTGTCGGATTGTGGGCTGTGATGACCGGACAGGGGCGGTGAATTGGAGCCCGGCGGAGGCGGGCAAAGCGCTGGCCCTGTTGCAGGTGGGGGTGGCGCCCGCGGGCCAGGGGTGGGTGTATTCAAAAAGTGATCACACGGTGTGGGTTGGAGGACCTGAGCTGCCGAGCCCGCGGTGGGTGACGTCGGTGACGGGTTACCGGTGGGCGCTAAATCTTGATCGGAACCTGGCCCACCTTTGGTGCACGGGGGGCGACGGCCGATTGGAGTGTCATGATCTGAGTGCGGGAACGATCCAGTGGTCCCGCCCCCTGCCGACGCTGGCGGCCGATGTGGTGCTGTCGCCGGATGAGAAGGAAGTAGCGGCGGCGCTGGAGAACGGCGAGGTGTGGTTTTGGGAAGCGGCGTCGGGGCGGTTGTTGAGGCGGTTGCAGTCGGGCACGGCGGCGGCCGAGGTGTTGTTGTATTCAATAAATGGAGACCGCTTGTTGGTGGGGGGCAACGATGGCACGGTGCAGGTGTTTGAAACCGAGACGTGGTCCCACGTGGTGGCGTTGGCCACCGGGGGGGAGGCGGCGCTGGGTCGGATGGTGCTGGCGCCGGGTGATGAGGCGCTCGCGGTGGTCGACCAAAAAGGCCGGTTCGCCGTGTTGACGGCGAAACCGGCCCGATAG
- a CDS encoding Dyp-type peroxidase translates to MPNDFLERDRFTATEESKLLHDLQCNILAPHRRVHSAHLLIGLPSDGAQARRYVGEWSDRVTRASEVAEDQAKRTRTLKRWGWWNVAWTGRWRIRVGKAVGWDRLAESEPRPALKRGLVRSFMVSHGALRADRLGRSEEIPLVETEFRALTGAGETEPMSWSAGAWERPFRGNQIEAQILLASDDLDELKEAVAAEQTRLETGDMDGRVLQTLWGYVARDRERRPVEHFGFVDGVSNPEVLESEYRWATRRHGVYRPRFPLKSFLFELNGSPGRYASFQVLQKIEQHVGRFRQLSQLEQEAMVGRKADGTPLEAMGPGGINDFVYDFEASKPRCPFHAHIRKSNPRLTKLRSEMAVLFPRRGMLYGEREADVTTGEFRDEPDSGVGLLFMGYMGGIHRQFGRMVKTWMANSRFGGGVHTQNVGEDLIGPAREPDPAKDYTTVLGGAYFMVPPLAWLEEFKPTAAAGSDQ, encoded by the coding sequence ATGCCGAATGACTTTCTAGAGCGGGATCGCTTTACGGCGACCGAAGAGTCGAAGCTGCTGCACGATCTGCAGTGCAACATCCTCGCGCCGCATCGTCGCGTGCACAGTGCCCACCTGTTGATCGGTTTGCCGTCGGATGGGGCGCAGGCGCGACGTTATGTGGGGGAGTGGTCGGATCGGGTGACGCGGGCGAGTGAGGTTGCGGAGGACCAGGCGAAACGCACACGAACGTTGAAGCGATGGGGGTGGTGGAATGTCGCGTGGACGGGTCGGTGGAGAATCCGGGTGGGCAAAGCGGTGGGTTGGGATCGGTTGGCCGAGTCGGAGCCCCGACCGGCGCTGAAACGGGGGTTGGTGCGTTCTTTCATGGTGTCCCATGGGGCGTTGCGGGCGGATCGGCTGGGGCGAAGCGAAGAGATCCCGTTGGTGGAGACCGAATTTCGCGCGCTGACTGGTGCGGGCGAGACGGAGCCGATGAGCTGGTCGGCGGGAGCGTGGGAACGACCGTTCAGAGGTAACCAGATCGAGGCGCAGATCCTGTTGGCGAGCGATGATCTCGACGAATTGAAGGAGGCGGTGGCGGCTGAGCAGACCCGATTGGAGACGGGGGACATGGACGGGCGGGTGTTGCAGACGTTGTGGGGGTATGTGGCGAGAGATCGGGAGCGTCGACCGGTCGAGCATTTTGGGTTTGTTGATGGGGTGAGTAACCCGGAGGTGCTCGAGTCGGAGTATCGGTGGGCGACCCGGCGTCACGGCGTTTACCGACCGCGTTTTCCGCTGAAGAGCTTTCTGTTTGAGCTAAACGGAAGTCCGGGCCGCTACGCCTCTTTCCAGGTGTTGCAGAAGATCGAGCAGCACGTGGGGCGTTTTCGGCAGCTATCGCAGCTGGAACAGGAAGCGATGGTGGGGCGGAAAGCGGACGGAACGCCCCTGGAGGCGATGGGGCCCGGTGGCATCAATGATTTTGTCTACGATTTTGAGGCGTCGAAACCGCGTTGTCCGTTTCACGCCCACATCCGCAAATCGAATCCACGACTGACGAAGCTACGTTCCGAGATGGCGGTGCTGTTTCCGCGGCGAGGCATGCTGTATGGGGAGCGAGAGGCGGATGTGACGACGGGAGAGTTTAGGGACGAACCCGATTCGGGCGTGGGGCTGCTCTTCATGGGCTACATGGGGGGCATCCATCGTCAGTTTGGTCGCATGGTGAAGACTTGGATGGCGAACTCGAGGTTTGGAGGAGGCGTGCATACTCAGAATGTGGGGGAGGACCTCATTGGTCCGGCGCGGGAGCCGGATCCGGCGAAGGACTACACCACGGTGCTGGGAGGGGCGTATTTTATGGTGCCGCCGCTCGCGTGGCTGGAGGAGTTCAAGCCGACCGCGGCGGCGGGTTCCGACCAATGA
- a CDS encoding hybrid sensor histidine kinase/response regulator: MIDWRHMAELATAQQDFGWFCVFLAWGAMVTLVVMRGSWRKGDRAVWWWWGLTAVGAMGGAMGEGVMQVWPPASIHAERVGWDWWLSGMVLLQGMALIPWVRKAGARRSLVVGWAGLGVLLWVMRGSAPTLLRGGGLMWAATTAWLAVRGVRAERDGRFDARWVEGAVGLVVLVVGLSSTGWLAEVTHQQRRWTDLSFLGLPAVLSQAVLAGAVLWALRPGKVLWPRGLGTDATREVWVHFVVLGGWLGMGGAIAWWTGSAAREAFEETMLARAGAASVVVDRDRVQRLLGPEFQLTDFKNMSQSSGRLNALATVSTLPEEGAEIADQLARVEAVNPGVYWAHLVSLREGYMVSSVISSRLAVARDEVSLMRPVQRADWWHWVEREGFFEGPEIGPWGELVRAYAPLVHEEAGMLGWVVLDFGVRDWLAAQAQARAQTFALVAAGAVVILLVLGGRLQGAERRAMREQAAVAQASDRAKTAFLAKVSHELRTPVQSILGYGELLDGEATEASTRRWTNAIRSQGQLLVRLVNDLIDLSALQSGAFRLVEKPERWVAVVTGVVDSLRNRARAKGLELVVEAEAGLPEWVMVDDDRLRQVVLNLVNNAVKFTDRGRVTVRLRQGRAFAREEGLCMDVIDTGPGIAEQDQARLFRPFVRLDPAGGQAGAGLGLSLSRAICEGMGGSLTLRSDGVSGCVFTARLPLVVTAEAQGDDEREEVIVLTGRRVLVADDNTLVRELFVTGLRQAGAWCDIATDGLEALEMCERVRYDAVIIDVDMPWMDGLSVARKLRGGDGGPGRIIAVSGESRGDGKRAVEAGVVDAFMLKPVKLGRLLGTVAGVTPDSGAPWPQRGGDLILLRKLRAMFEVESLRLAAEMREARSGGDHRRLYSTVHYIKNSADAAGYQELSLLCQQLQQTLEASGQGSGGVVDELITAVLESLSQPAERGKPS; this comes from the coding sequence ATGATCGACTGGCGGCACATGGCGGAGTTGGCGACGGCCCAACAGGATTTTGGGTGGTTCTGTGTCTTCCTGGCTTGGGGGGCGATGGTGACTTTGGTGGTGATGAGGGGGTCGTGGCGGAAGGGTGACCGGGCGGTGTGGTGGTGGTGGGGATTGACAGCGGTGGGGGCGATGGGAGGAGCGATGGGGGAAGGGGTGATGCAGGTCTGGCCTCCGGCTTCGATTCATGCCGAGCGGGTGGGGTGGGATTGGTGGCTGAGCGGCATGGTGCTGTTGCAGGGGATGGCTTTGATACCGTGGGTGCGAAAGGCGGGTGCGCGTCGAAGTTTGGTGGTGGGGTGGGCGGGGCTGGGGGTGTTGCTGTGGGTGATGCGCGGAAGTGCGCCCACGCTGTTGCGGGGAGGAGGGCTGATGTGGGCGGCGACGACGGCGTGGCTGGCCGTGCGAGGCGTGCGGGCGGAGCGCGATGGTCGTTTTGATGCCCGGTGGGTGGAGGGGGCCGTGGGGCTGGTTGTGCTGGTGGTGGGACTGAGCTCGACCGGCTGGTTGGCGGAGGTGACACACCAACAGCGACGGTGGACGGACCTCTCGTTCCTCGGGTTGCCGGCGGTGTTGTCGCAGGCGGTATTGGCGGGCGCGGTGCTGTGGGCCCTGCGACCGGGAAAGGTGCTGTGGCCACGGGGACTGGGCACGGACGCCACGCGGGAGGTGTGGGTGCATTTTGTGGTCCTGGGGGGCTGGTTGGGGATGGGGGGCGCAATCGCATGGTGGACGGGGAGCGCGGCGCGAGAGGCCTTTGAGGAGACCATGCTGGCGCGGGCGGGGGCGGCTTCCGTGGTGGTGGATCGGGATCGCGTGCAGCGACTGCTGGGGCCGGAGTTTCAACTGACCGACTTCAAGAACATGTCGCAGAGCAGTGGGCGGTTGAATGCGTTGGCGACGGTGTCGACCTTGCCGGAGGAGGGGGCGGAAATCGCGGATCAATTGGCGCGGGTGGAGGCGGTGAATCCGGGGGTGTATTGGGCACATCTGGTTTCGCTGCGGGAAGGGTATATGGTGAGCAGTGTGATTTCCTCCCGCCTGGCGGTGGCGCGGGACGAGGTTTCGCTGATGCGACCGGTGCAGCGGGCGGACTGGTGGCACTGGGTGGAGCGGGAAGGTTTTTTTGAGGGACCGGAGATCGGCCCGTGGGGAGAATTGGTGCGTGCCTACGCGCCCCTGGTGCATGAGGAGGCAGGCATGCTGGGGTGGGTGGTGCTGGATTTTGGCGTGCGGGATTGGCTGGCTGCCCAGGCGCAGGCGAGGGCGCAGACCTTTGCGTTGGTGGCCGCGGGGGCGGTGGTGATTCTGTTGGTGCTGGGTGGGCGGTTGCAGGGCGCGGAGCGGCGGGCGATGCGGGAGCAGGCGGCCGTGGCCCAAGCATCGGATCGGGCCAAAACGGCTTTTCTGGCGAAGGTGAGTCATGAGCTGCGCACGCCGGTGCAGAGTATCCTGGGCTATGGGGAGTTGCTGGATGGTGAGGCGACCGAGGCCTCGACCCGTCGCTGGACGAATGCGATCCGCAGCCAGGGACAGCTGTTGGTGCGACTGGTGAATGACCTGATCGACTTGAGTGCGCTGCAGTCGGGCGCGTTTCGGTTGGTGGAAAAGCCGGAGCGCTGGGTGGCGGTGGTGACGGGGGTGGTGGATTCCCTGCGGAATCGGGCCCGGGCCAAGGGGCTGGAGTTGGTGGTGGAAGCGGAGGCCGGGCTGCCGGAGTGGGTGATGGTCGACGACGACCGTTTGCGGCAGGTGGTGTTAAATCTGGTGAACAACGCGGTGAAGTTTACCGACCGGGGCCGGGTGACGGTGCGGCTGCGGCAGGGGCGGGCGTTCGCTCGGGAGGAGGGGCTTTGTATGGACGTTATCGATACAGGTCCGGGAATCGCGGAGCAGGATCAGGCGCGACTGTTCCGGCCGTTTGTCCGCCTGGATCCCGCCGGCGGCCAAGCGGGGGCGGGTTTGGGACTGTCGTTGTCGCGGGCCATTTGCGAAGGGATGGGCGGTTCCCTCACGCTGCGCAGTGACGGGGTTTCCGGTTGTGTGTTTACGGCCCGTCTGCCGCTGGTGGTGACGGCGGAGGCGCAGGGCGACGACGAGCGGGAGGAGGTGATTGTTCTGACGGGGCGGCGGGTGCTGGTGGCGGACGACAATACCCTGGTGAGGGAATTGTTTGTGACCGGCCTGCGCCAAGCGGGGGCGTGGTGTGACATCGCCACGGATGGTCTGGAGGCGTTGGAGATGTGTGAACGGGTGCGTTATGATGCGGTGATCATCGACGTCGACATGCCGTGGATGGATGGGTTGAGCGTGGCCCGCAAACTCCGCGGGGGCGATGGTGGTCCGGGGCGCATCATTGCGGTGAGTGGCGAATCCCGGGGGGACGGGAAACGTGCGGTGGAGGCCGGGGTGGTGGACGCTTTTATGCTCAAGCCGGTCAAACTGGGGCGCTTGTTGGGGACCGTTGCCGGGGTGACGCCGGACTCCGGGGCGCCGTGGCCGCAACGCGGGGGGGACTTGATTCTACTGCGCAAGCTGCGGGCGATGTTTGAAGTCGAGTCGCTGCGACTGGCGGCGGAGATGCGGGAGGCCCGGTCGGGCGGAGACCACCGTCGGCTGTATTCGACAGTTCACTACATAAAGAACAGCGCGGACGCGGCGGGATACCAGGAGCTCAGTTTGTTGTGCCAGCAGCTCCAGCAGACGCTGGAAGCAAGTGGGCAAGGGTCAGGCGGGGTGGTGGATGAACTCATCACCGCTGTGCTGGAGTCACTTTCTCAACCCGCGGAACGGGGGAAGCCTTCCTAG
- a CDS encoding response regulator transcription factor — protein MSQAAKILLIEDHSMVRQMMAHLVREDLGHELVADCTSVTEGTAAVREHKPDLVIADWMLPDGRGFEVLRETGPKLPRTRWLFVSSNEQGHLVREAVRLGVQGFVMKRSDLSTLRTAITRVLAGETYYCPTASALLVGNMVGEGQSSAANLSPREQVVLRGFASGENPKAMADRLGVSAKTVQNVLSTIKDKLGLFEPAQLVHYAIRHGYIEAP, from the coding sequence ATGAGCCAAGCAGCGAAAATACTCCTGATCGAAGACCACTCCATGGTGCGCCAGATGATGGCGCATTTGGTGCGGGAGGATTTGGGGCATGAATTGGTGGCCGACTGCACTTCGGTGACGGAGGGCACGGCGGCGGTGCGGGAGCACAAACCCGACCTGGTGATCGCCGACTGGATGTTGCCTGATGGGCGGGGCTTCGAGGTGTTGCGGGAAACCGGTCCGAAGCTGCCGCGCACGCGCTGGTTGTTTGTGTCCTCCAATGAGCAGGGGCATCTGGTGCGTGAGGCGGTGCGGCTGGGGGTGCAGGGTTTTGTGATGAAGCGCTCCGACCTCTCGACGCTGCGCACGGCGATCACGCGGGTGTTGGCGGGGGAGACCTACTATTGCCCGACGGCGTCGGCGTTGTTGGTGGGCAATATGGTGGGCGAGGGGCAGTCTTCAGCGGCCAATCTTTCGCCGCGGGAGCAGGTGGTGCTGCGTGGGTTCGCCAGTGGAGAGAACCCCAAGGCGATGGCCGATCGGCTGGGGGTGAGCGCGAAGACCGTGCAGAACGTGCTTTCCACGATCAAAGACAAGCTGGGCCTCTTCGAGCCGGCGCAGTTGGTGCACTACGCGATCCGGCATGGCTACATCGAGGCGCCCTGA
- a CDS encoding hybrid sensor histidine kinase/response regulator — protein sequence MLIDVVPVWLRRVAVHQDYAWFVVLVVWAVVVLVSWRHPQRGQRWGWLPALGMMAIGSTAVQFMIFDPTFDWFQDRLVPGTTNVYEPALIPVELLGDFLMVLGWAAVAAWWWWRALAGWWRWLGLAAAAGAGAWALGAPEGGSLALAAVVGLGAFLQGRHAPRGVSRWGLAAGAAMMGLSTVGPLAVWTGGGQREAAATVWGLGAAVFYGMVGVGLMVVVGREVLRETEELIDAEEAVQRRREWWLFGTLAAVWLGLGVGYAHQMGLDNRLELQRHRLRAVAAEAMVFPREPLADLVDVRWQLERVEVSPLDREPRALRAPWLDSVAAQALREQLAQVVMETPFLDRARILVIRDGLLIELASSQLPRESSFVRVEREATAADRAAWARAEPYIERDVVGEIGDAYFCRAPILTRDGQVLGWLDYVRQEFFQSLERKWRVGPLTVIALGLVAGFVVVLQRRSVRAQQRAWRRAAAETEANRLKSTFLAKVSHELRTPLQSLLGYSELLEREASDAVQRARLGRLREHGDLLLRIVNDLLDLSAMEAGRLQLVEAPVELDRLVEKTVTSLAAQAEAKGLSLEWEVADELKGRWCLADAVRVQQVVYNLVGNAVKFTDVGRVVARLRAAEAGRIRLEVEDSGPGVKLEDQARLFSAFARLDAAALQEGTGLGLAMVAALSRRMGGDAGVTSDGVAGAVFWSEWSLEVVPPPAFERGVESPEMLASLRGKRVLVAEDNPLVAELFQAVLAERGARCEWVPDGELAWQRLLAEAFDAVVLDLALPRLSGMEVARRLRAPGAGSRSVRVVGVSAHASQQDQMEALAAGMDVFLSKPVRLAELCAALAGPTKDGRRSAAPFEDPVSRARARLEGIFRRDARRQWEDVRDAVKVGDPLRVRRAAHYLANSAGVVEDVALLTLCRRLESVAEAVAPREAVSRELEGAMQRWLADGASEG from the coding sequence GTGTTGATCGATGTAGTGCCGGTGTGGTTGCGCCGGGTGGCCGTGCACCAGGACTATGCTTGGTTCGTGGTCCTGGTGGTTTGGGCCGTGGTGGTGCTGGTAAGCTGGCGGCACCCGCAGCGGGGGCAGCGTTGGGGCTGGTTGCCGGCTTTGGGGATGATGGCGATCGGGTCGACGGCGGTGCAGTTCATGATCTTTGATCCGACCTTTGACTGGTTTCAGGATCGGTTGGTGCCGGGCACGACCAATGTCTATGAGCCCGCGTTGATCCCGGTGGAGTTGTTGGGGGATTTTCTGATGGTGTTGGGGTGGGCGGCGGTAGCGGCGTGGTGGTGGTGGCGGGCTCTGGCTGGGTGGTGGCGCTGGCTGGGTTTGGCGGCGGCAGCGGGGGCGGGCGCGTGGGCGTTGGGGGCACCGGAGGGAGGTTCGCTGGCGTTGGCTGCGGTTGTCGGACTGGGGGCGTTTCTGCAGGGGCGGCATGCGCCGCGGGGTGTGTCACGGTGGGGTTTGGCGGCGGGAGCGGCGATGATGGGGCTGTCCACGGTCGGTCCTTTGGCGGTGTGGACGGGAGGCGGGCAACGGGAAGCGGCGGCAACGGTGTGGGGATTGGGCGCCGCGGTCTTTTACGGGATGGTGGGCGTGGGGTTGATGGTGGTGGTTGGGCGGGAGGTATTGCGGGAGACGGAGGAATTGATCGATGCCGAGGAGGCGGTGCAGAGACGGCGGGAGTGGTGGCTGTTTGGGACGTTGGCCGCGGTATGGTTGGGGTTGGGGGTGGGCTACGCCCACCAGATGGGATTGGATAATCGGCTGGAGTTGCAGCGGCATCGGCTCCGCGCGGTGGCGGCGGAGGCGATGGTGTTTCCGCGGGAGCCGTTGGCGGATCTGGTGGATGTGCGGTGGCAGTTGGAGCGGGTGGAGGTGAGTCCGTTGGACCGGGAACCGCGCGCTTTGCGGGCGCCGTGGTTGGACAGTGTTGCGGCACAGGCGCTGCGGGAGCAGTTGGCGCAGGTGGTGATGGAAACGCCGTTCTTGGATCGCGCGCGGATTCTGGTGATCCGCGACGGGCTTTTGATCGAGTTGGCGAGCAGTCAGTTGCCGCGGGAGTCCTCCTTTGTGAGGGTGGAGCGAGAGGCGACGGCGGCGGATCGCGCGGCGTGGGCGCGGGCGGAGCCCTACATCGAGCGGGATGTGGTGGGGGAGATCGGGGATGCCTATTTTTGCCGGGCGCCGATTTTGACGCGCGATGGGCAGGTATTGGGTTGGTTGGATTATGTGCGGCAGGAATTCTTCCAGAGTCTGGAGCGTAAGTGGCGAGTGGGTCCGCTCACGGTGATCGCGTTGGGGTTGGTGGCCGGGTTTGTGGTGGTATTGCAACGGCGGTCGGTGCGAGCCCAACAACGGGCGTGGCGACGGGCGGCGGCGGAGACGGAGGCCAATCGGTTGAAGTCGACCTTTCTGGCCAAGGTGAGCCATGAGTTGCGCACACCGCTGCAATCGTTGCTGGGTTACAGTGAGTTGCTGGAGCGGGAGGCGAGCGATGCCGTGCAGCGGGCGCGGCTGGGGCGGCTGCGGGAGCATGGAGACCTGTTGCTACGCATCGTGAATGACCTGCTGGATCTGAGTGCGATGGAGGCGGGGCGGTTGCAGTTGGTGGAAGCGCCGGTGGAGCTGGATCGCTTGGTCGAGAAGACGGTGACCTCATTGGCGGCGCAGGCGGAGGCGAAGGGGTTGAGTTTGGAGTGGGAGGTGGCCGACGAGCTCAAGGGGCGTTGGTGCCTGGCGGACGCGGTGCGGGTGCAGCAGGTGGTCTACAACCTGGTGGGTAATGCGGTGAAATTCACGGACGTCGGGCGCGTGGTGGCGCGCTTGCGGGCGGCGGAAGCGGGGCGAATTCGCCTGGAGGTGGAGGATTCGGGGCCGGGGGTGAAGCTGGAGGATCAGGCGCGACTGTTCAGCGCGTTTGCCCGTCTGGATGCGGCGGCCTTGCAGGAGGGCACCGGGTTGGGTCTGGCGATGGTGGCGGCATTGTCGCGGCGCATGGGGGGCGACGCCGGGGTGACGAGTGATGGCGTCGCGGGGGCGGTATTTTGGTCGGAGTGGAGCTTGGAGGTGGTGCCTCCCCCGGCGTTCGAGCGAGGGGTGGAGTCGCCGGAGATGTTGGCCTCGTTGCGGGGCAAACGGGTTTTGGTGGCGGAGGACAATCCGTTGGTGGCGGAGCTCTTTCAGGCGGTCTTGGCGGAGCGCGGAGCGCGTTGTGAATGGGTGCCGGATGGTGAGTTGGCCTGGCAGCGCTTGTTGGCGGAGGCGTTTGATGCGGTGGTGCTCGATTTGGCGCTGCCGCGATTGAGTGGGATGGAGGTGGCCCGGCGGTTGCGTGCCCCGGGCGCGGGCTCGCGGTCGGTGCGAGTGGTCGGCGTGAGTGCGCATGCGAGCCAGCAGGACCAGATGGAGGCGCTGGCCGCGGGCATGGATGTGTTTTTGTCCAAACCGGTGAGGCTGGCGGAGCTGTGTGCGGCGCTGGCTGGGCCGACGAAAGATGGACGTCGTTCGGCGGCACCGTTTGAGGATCCGGTGAGCCGGGCGCGGGCTCGGTTGGAGGGGATATTCCGGCGGGACGCGCGGCGCCAATGGGAGGACGTGCGCGATGCGGTGAAGGTTGGAGACCCCCTGCGGGTGCGCCGGGCGGCCCACTATTTGGCCAATAGCGCAGGGGTGGTGGAGGACGTGGCGCTGCTGACGCTATGCCGCCGTTTGGAATCGGTGGCGGAGGCGGTCGCGCCACGCGAGGCAGTGAGTCGCGAGCTGGAGGGGGCGATGCAGCGTTGGCTGGCGGACGGTGCGAGCGAGGGTTGA